One segment of Cololabis saira isolate AMF1-May2022 chromosome 9, fColSai1.1, whole genome shotgun sequence DNA contains the following:
- the araf gene encoding serine/threonine-protein kinase A-Raf isoform X4, producing the protein MSSTSSSYSSSGETSPEDVPRGGGTIRVYLPNKQRTVVNVRQGQTVYESLDKALKVRGLTQSCCAVFRFLEGHKVLTDWETNVTPLVGEELLVEILDDIPLTMHNFVRKTFFKLAYCDFCHKFLFNGFRCQTCGYKFHQHCSSMVPTVCVDMETVSKRYDSMSCADECPQIMLSENSPSQSNLALTPEPAGMDHLSPPSTFHFPIADGDGQSLQRHRSTSTPNVHMVSTVDAAGISIIEETLKYNTIGPEPSPKPSTSPPSYLSSPGKRPLKSPSEHKDRKPSSSDDKKKTRGIRDSSYYWEVHHKEVNFQKRIGTGSFGTVYKGKWHGDVAVKILKVKEPTPEQLQAFKNEMQVLRKTRHVNILLFMGFMTVPEFAIITQWCEGNSLYRHLHVTETKFDTMRRIDVARQTAQGMDYLHAKNIIHRDLKSNNIFLHEGWTVKIGDFGLATVKSRWTGSQQVEQPSGSILWMAPEVIRMQDSNPYTFQSDVYGYGVVLYELMSGTLPYSNINNRDQIIFMVGRGYLSPDLSKLYSTSPKSMKRLIIDCLKFKREERPLFPQILVAIEQVQDLLPKIERSRSEPSLHRAVHAEDLNPLLFHTTRLMPL; encoded by the exons ATGTCCTCAACCTCGTCTTCGTACTCCTCCTCAGGGGAGACCAGCCCTGAAGATGTCCCCCGAGGTGGGGGTACCATCCGTGTCTACCTCCCCAACAAACAGAGGACCGTG GTGAATGTCCGGCAAGGACAGACGGTGTACGAGAGTCTAGACAAAGCACTCAAAGTGAGAGGCCTAACCCAAAGCTGCTGTGCTGTATTTCGCTTCCTAGAAGG TCACAAGGTGCTGACAGACTGGGAAACAAATGTCACTCCTCTGGTCGGAGAGGAGCTTTTAGTCGAGATCCTGGATGATATTCCTCTCACTATGCACAACTTT GTACGGAAAACTTTTTTCAAGTTGGCTTACTGTGATTTCTGCCACAAGTTTCTTTTTAATGGCTTCAGGTGTCAGACATGTGGCTATAAGTTTCACCAGCACTGCAGCAGCATGGTCCCCACTGTGTGTGTGGATATGGAAACAGTAAGCAAACG GTATGATTCCATGTCCTGTGCAGATGAATGCCCACAAATAATGTTGTCAGAAAATTCCCCATCGCAGAGCAACCTAGCCTTAACCCCAGAACCTGCTGG AATGGACCACCTGTCCCCTCCCTCGACCTTTCACTTCCCCATAGCAGATGGAGACGGCCAGTCTCTCCAAAGGCATCGCTCCACGTCCACTCCCAACGTCCACATGGTCAGCACCGTGGACGCGGCCGGCATCAGCATCATTGAG GAGACGCTGAAGTACAACACAATAG GTCCTGAGCCCTCACCGAAACCCTCCACTAGTCCACCATCTTATCTCAGCTCTCCTGGAAAGAGACCACTTAAGTCTCCCTCCGAACACAAGGACCGCAAACCCTCCTCATCTGATGACAAAAAGAAG ACCCGAGGCATCAGAGATTCCAGTTACTACTGGGAGGTCCACCATAAAGAAGTAAACTTCCAGAAGAGGATAGGTACTGGCTCCTTTGGAACGGTCTACAAGGGAAAGTGGCACGGTGATGTGGCTGTAAAGATCCTTAAAGTTAAAGAACCAACACCTGAGCAGTTACAGGCCTTCAAAAACGAAATGCAGGTCTTGCG CAAAACCCGCCATGTCAACATCCTGCTGTTCATGGGCTTCATGACTGTTCCCGAGTTCGCCATCATTACGCAGTGGTGTGAAGGGAACAGCCTGTACCGCCATCTGCATGTCACCGAAACCAAGTTTGACACGATGCGGCGCATTGACGTGGCCCGCCAGACGGCACAGGGCATGGA TTATCTTCATGCCAAGAATATAATTCATCGAGATCTAAAATCAAACA ATATTTTTCTCCACGAGGGCTGGACTGTCAAGATCGGTGACTTTGGTTTGGCCACAGTGAAATCTCGATGGACTGGCTCTCAGCAGGTCGAACAACCAAGTGGATCCATTCTCTGGATG GCTCCTGAAGTGATCCGGATGCAGGACAGCAACCCATACACGTTCCAGTCTGACGTGTACGGTTATGGGGTGGTGCTGTACGAGCTGATGTCAGGAACTCTGCCTTACtccaatatcaacaacagagaCCAG ATAATCTTCATGGTTGGACGTGGTTACTTGTCCCCAGATCTCAGTAAACTGTACAGTACCTCGCCCAAGTCCATGAAAAGACTCATTATTGACTGCCTGAAGTTCAAACGGGAAGAGAGGCCACTCTTTCCACAG
- the araf gene encoding serine/threonine-protein kinase A-Raf isoform X1: MSSTSSSYSSSGETSPEDVPRGGGTIRVYLPNKQRTVVNVRQGQTVYESLDKALKVRGLTQSCCAVFRFLEGHKVLTDWETNVTPLVGEELLVEILDDIPLTMHNFVRKTFFKLAYCDFCHKFLFNGFRCQTCGYKFHQHCSSMVPTVCVDMETVSKRYDSMSCADECPQIMLSENSPSQSNLALTPEPAGMDHLSPPSTFHFPIADGDGQSLQRHRSTSTPNVHMVSTVDAAGISIIEETLKYNTIGTASSSFFRIAGPEPSPKPSTSPPSYLSSPGKRPLKSPSEHKDRKPSSSDDKKKTRGIRDSSYYWEVHHKEVNFQKRIGTGSFGTVYKGKWHGDVAVKILKVKEPTPEQLQAFKNEMQVLRKTRHVNILLFMGFMTVPEFAIITQWCEGNSLYRHLHVTETKFDTMRRIDVARQTAQGMDYLHAKNIIHRDLKSNNIFLHEGWTVKIGDFGLATVKSRWTGSQQVEQPSGSILWMAPEVIRMQDSNPYTFQSDVYGYGVVLYELMSGTLPYSNINNRDQIIFMVGRGYLSPDLSKLYSTSPKSMKRLIIDCLKFKREERPLFPQILVAIEQVQDLLPKIERSRSEPSLHRAVHAEDLNPLLFHTTRLMPL; encoded by the exons ATGTCCTCAACCTCGTCTTCGTACTCCTCCTCAGGGGAGACCAGCCCTGAAGATGTCCCCCGAGGTGGGGGTACCATCCGTGTCTACCTCCCCAACAAACAGAGGACCGTG GTGAATGTCCGGCAAGGACAGACGGTGTACGAGAGTCTAGACAAAGCACTCAAAGTGAGAGGCCTAACCCAAAGCTGCTGTGCTGTATTTCGCTTCCTAGAAGG TCACAAGGTGCTGACAGACTGGGAAACAAATGTCACTCCTCTGGTCGGAGAGGAGCTTTTAGTCGAGATCCTGGATGATATTCCTCTCACTATGCACAACTTT GTACGGAAAACTTTTTTCAAGTTGGCTTACTGTGATTTCTGCCACAAGTTTCTTTTTAATGGCTTCAGGTGTCAGACATGTGGCTATAAGTTTCACCAGCACTGCAGCAGCATGGTCCCCACTGTGTGTGTGGATATGGAAACAGTAAGCAAACG GTATGATTCCATGTCCTGTGCAGATGAATGCCCACAAATAATGTTGTCAGAAAATTCCCCATCGCAGAGCAACCTAGCCTTAACCCCAGAACCTGCTGG AATGGACCACCTGTCCCCTCCCTCGACCTTTCACTTCCCCATAGCAGATGGAGACGGCCAGTCTCTCCAAAGGCATCGCTCCACGTCCACTCCCAACGTCCACATGGTCAGCACCGTGGACGCGGCCGGCATCAGCATCATTGAG GAGACGCTGAAGTACAACACAATAGGTACTGCCTCGTCTTCTTTTTTCAGAATTG CAGGTCCTGAGCCCTCACCGAAACCCTCCACTAGTCCACCATCTTATCTCAGCTCTCCTGGAAAGAGACCACTTAAGTCTCCCTCCGAACACAAGGACCGCAAACCCTCCTCATCTGATGACAAAAAGAAG ACCCGAGGCATCAGAGATTCCAGTTACTACTGGGAGGTCCACCATAAAGAAGTAAACTTCCAGAAGAGGATAGGTACTGGCTCCTTTGGAACGGTCTACAAGGGAAAGTGGCACGGTGATGTGGCTGTAAAGATCCTTAAAGTTAAAGAACCAACACCTGAGCAGTTACAGGCCTTCAAAAACGAAATGCAGGTCTTGCG CAAAACCCGCCATGTCAACATCCTGCTGTTCATGGGCTTCATGACTGTTCCCGAGTTCGCCATCATTACGCAGTGGTGTGAAGGGAACAGCCTGTACCGCCATCTGCATGTCACCGAAACCAAGTTTGACACGATGCGGCGCATTGACGTGGCCCGCCAGACGGCACAGGGCATGGA TTATCTTCATGCCAAGAATATAATTCATCGAGATCTAAAATCAAACA ATATTTTTCTCCACGAGGGCTGGACTGTCAAGATCGGTGACTTTGGTTTGGCCACAGTGAAATCTCGATGGACTGGCTCTCAGCAGGTCGAACAACCAAGTGGATCCATTCTCTGGATG GCTCCTGAAGTGATCCGGATGCAGGACAGCAACCCATACACGTTCCAGTCTGACGTGTACGGTTATGGGGTGGTGCTGTACGAGCTGATGTCAGGAACTCTGCCTTACtccaatatcaacaacagagaCCAG ATAATCTTCATGGTTGGACGTGGTTACTTGTCCCCAGATCTCAGTAAACTGTACAGTACCTCGCCCAAGTCCATGAAAAGACTCATTATTGACTGCCTGAAGTTCAAACGGGAAGAGAGGCCACTCTTTCCACAG
- the araf gene encoding serine/threonine-protein kinase A-Raf isoform X3 — MSSTSSSYSSSGETSPEDVPRGGGTIRVYLPNKQRTVVNVRQGQTVYESLDKALKVRGLTQSCCAVFRFLEGHKVLTDWETNVTPLVGEELLVEILDDIPLTMHNFVRKTFFKLAYCDFCHKFLFNGFRCQTCGYKFHQHCSSMVPTVCVDMETVSKRYDSMSCADECPQIMLSENSPSQSNLALTPEPAGMDHLSPPSTFHFPIADGDGQSLQRHRSTSTPNVHMVSTVDAAGISIIEETLKYNTIAGPEPSPKPSTSPPSYLSSPGKRPLKSPSEHKDRKPSSSDDKKKTRGIRDSSYYWEVHHKEVNFQKRIGTGSFGTVYKGKWHGDVAVKILKVKEPTPEQLQAFKNEMQVLRKTRHVNILLFMGFMTVPEFAIITQWCEGNSLYRHLHVTETKFDTMRRIDVARQTAQGMDYLHAKNIIHRDLKSNNIFLHEGWTVKIGDFGLATVKSRWTGSQQVEQPSGSILWMAPEVIRMQDSNPYTFQSDVYGYGVVLYELMSGTLPYSNINNRDQIIFMVGRGYLSPDLSKLYSTSPKSMKRLIIDCLKFKREERPLFPQILVAIEQVQDLLPKIERSRSEPSLHRAVHAEDLNPLLFHTTRLMPL, encoded by the exons ATGTCCTCAACCTCGTCTTCGTACTCCTCCTCAGGGGAGACCAGCCCTGAAGATGTCCCCCGAGGTGGGGGTACCATCCGTGTCTACCTCCCCAACAAACAGAGGACCGTG GTGAATGTCCGGCAAGGACAGACGGTGTACGAGAGTCTAGACAAAGCACTCAAAGTGAGAGGCCTAACCCAAAGCTGCTGTGCTGTATTTCGCTTCCTAGAAGG TCACAAGGTGCTGACAGACTGGGAAACAAATGTCACTCCTCTGGTCGGAGAGGAGCTTTTAGTCGAGATCCTGGATGATATTCCTCTCACTATGCACAACTTT GTACGGAAAACTTTTTTCAAGTTGGCTTACTGTGATTTCTGCCACAAGTTTCTTTTTAATGGCTTCAGGTGTCAGACATGTGGCTATAAGTTTCACCAGCACTGCAGCAGCATGGTCCCCACTGTGTGTGTGGATATGGAAACAGTAAGCAAACG GTATGATTCCATGTCCTGTGCAGATGAATGCCCACAAATAATGTTGTCAGAAAATTCCCCATCGCAGAGCAACCTAGCCTTAACCCCAGAACCTGCTGG AATGGACCACCTGTCCCCTCCCTCGACCTTTCACTTCCCCATAGCAGATGGAGACGGCCAGTCTCTCCAAAGGCATCGCTCCACGTCCACTCCCAACGTCCACATGGTCAGCACCGTGGACGCGGCCGGCATCAGCATCATTGAG GAGACGCTGAAGTACAACACAATAG CAGGTCCTGAGCCCTCACCGAAACCCTCCACTAGTCCACCATCTTATCTCAGCTCTCCTGGAAAGAGACCACTTAAGTCTCCCTCCGAACACAAGGACCGCAAACCCTCCTCATCTGATGACAAAAAGAAG ACCCGAGGCATCAGAGATTCCAGTTACTACTGGGAGGTCCACCATAAAGAAGTAAACTTCCAGAAGAGGATAGGTACTGGCTCCTTTGGAACGGTCTACAAGGGAAAGTGGCACGGTGATGTGGCTGTAAAGATCCTTAAAGTTAAAGAACCAACACCTGAGCAGTTACAGGCCTTCAAAAACGAAATGCAGGTCTTGCG CAAAACCCGCCATGTCAACATCCTGCTGTTCATGGGCTTCATGACTGTTCCCGAGTTCGCCATCATTACGCAGTGGTGTGAAGGGAACAGCCTGTACCGCCATCTGCATGTCACCGAAACCAAGTTTGACACGATGCGGCGCATTGACGTGGCCCGCCAGACGGCACAGGGCATGGA TTATCTTCATGCCAAGAATATAATTCATCGAGATCTAAAATCAAACA ATATTTTTCTCCACGAGGGCTGGACTGTCAAGATCGGTGACTTTGGTTTGGCCACAGTGAAATCTCGATGGACTGGCTCTCAGCAGGTCGAACAACCAAGTGGATCCATTCTCTGGATG GCTCCTGAAGTGATCCGGATGCAGGACAGCAACCCATACACGTTCCAGTCTGACGTGTACGGTTATGGGGTGGTGCTGTACGAGCTGATGTCAGGAACTCTGCCTTACtccaatatcaacaacagagaCCAG ATAATCTTCATGGTTGGACGTGGTTACTTGTCCCCAGATCTCAGTAAACTGTACAGTACCTCGCCCAAGTCCATGAAAAGACTCATTATTGACTGCCTGAAGTTCAAACGGGAAGAGAGGCCACTCTTTCCACAG
- the araf gene encoding serine/threonine-protein kinase A-Raf isoform X2, whose amino-acid sequence MSSTSSSYSSSGETSPEDVPRGGGTIRVYLPNKQRTVVNVRQGQTVYESLDKALKVRGLTQSCCAVFRFLEGHKVLTDWETNVTPLVGEELLVEILDDIPLTMHNFVRKTFFKLAYCDFCHKFLFNGFRCQTCGYKFHQHCSSMVPTVCVDMETVSKRYDSMSCADECPQIMLSENSPSQSNLALTPEPAGMDHLSPPSTFHFPIADGDGQSLQRHRSTSTPNVHMVSTVDAAGISIIEETLKYNTIGTASSSFFRIGPEPSPKPSTSPPSYLSSPGKRPLKSPSEHKDRKPSSSDDKKKTRGIRDSSYYWEVHHKEVNFQKRIGTGSFGTVYKGKWHGDVAVKILKVKEPTPEQLQAFKNEMQVLRKTRHVNILLFMGFMTVPEFAIITQWCEGNSLYRHLHVTETKFDTMRRIDVARQTAQGMDYLHAKNIIHRDLKSNNIFLHEGWTVKIGDFGLATVKSRWTGSQQVEQPSGSILWMAPEVIRMQDSNPYTFQSDVYGYGVVLYELMSGTLPYSNINNRDQIIFMVGRGYLSPDLSKLYSTSPKSMKRLIIDCLKFKREERPLFPQILVAIEQVQDLLPKIERSRSEPSLHRAVHAEDLNPLLFHTTRLMPL is encoded by the exons ATGTCCTCAACCTCGTCTTCGTACTCCTCCTCAGGGGAGACCAGCCCTGAAGATGTCCCCCGAGGTGGGGGTACCATCCGTGTCTACCTCCCCAACAAACAGAGGACCGTG GTGAATGTCCGGCAAGGACAGACGGTGTACGAGAGTCTAGACAAAGCACTCAAAGTGAGAGGCCTAACCCAAAGCTGCTGTGCTGTATTTCGCTTCCTAGAAGG TCACAAGGTGCTGACAGACTGGGAAACAAATGTCACTCCTCTGGTCGGAGAGGAGCTTTTAGTCGAGATCCTGGATGATATTCCTCTCACTATGCACAACTTT GTACGGAAAACTTTTTTCAAGTTGGCTTACTGTGATTTCTGCCACAAGTTTCTTTTTAATGGCTTCAGGTGTCAGACATGTGGCTATAAGTTTCACCAGCACTGCAGCAGCATGGTCCCCACTGTGTGTGTGGATATGGAAACAGTAAGCAAACG GTATGATTCCATGTCCTGTGCAGATGAATGCCCACAAATAATGTTGTCAGAAAATTCCCCATCGCAGAGCAACCTAGCCTTAACCCCAGAACCTGCTGG AATGGACCACCTGTCCCCTCCCTCGACCTTTCACTTCCCCATAGCAGATGGAGACGGCCAGTCTCTCCAAAGGCATCGCTCCACGTCCACTCCCAACGTCCACATGGTCAGCACCGTGGACGCGGCCGGCATCAGCATCATTGAG GAGACGCTGAAGTACAACACAATAGGTACTGCCTCGTCTTCTTTTTTCAGAATTG GTCCTGAGCCCTCACCGAAACCCTCCACTAGTCCACCATCTTATCTCAGCTCTCCTGGAAAGAGACCACTTAAGTCTCCCTCCGAACACAAGGACCGCAAACCCTCCTCATCTGATGACAAAAAGAAG ACCCGAGGCATCAGAGATTCCAGTTACTACTGGGAGGTCCACCATAAAGAAGTAAACTTCCAGAAGAGGATAGGTACTGGCTCCTTTGGAACGGTCTACAAGGGAAAGTGGCACGGTGATGTGGCTGTAAAGATCCTTAAAGTTAAAGAACCAACACCTGAGCAGTTACAGGCCTTCAAAAACGAAATGCAGGTCTTGCG CAAAACCCGCCATGTCAACATCCTGCTGTTCATGGGCTTCATGACTGTTCCCGAGTTCGCCATCATTACGCAGTGGTGTGAAGGGAACAGCCTGTACCGCCATCTGCATGTCACCGAAACCAAGTTTGACACGATGCGGCGCATTGACGTGGCCCGCCAGACGGCACAGGGCATGGA TTATCTTCATGCCAAGAATATAATTCATCGAGATCTAAAATCAAACA ATATTTTTCTCCACGAGGGCTGGACTGTCAAGATCGGTGACTTTGGTTTGGCCACAGTGAAATCTCGATGGACTGGCTCTCAGCAGGTCGAACAACCAAGTGGATCCATTCTCTGGATG GCTCCTGAAGTGATCCGGATGCAGGACAGCAACCCATACACGTTCCAGTCTGACGTGTACGGTTATGGGGTGGTGCTGTACGAGCTGATGTCAGGAACTCTGCCTTACtccaatatcaacaacagagaCCAG ATAATCTTCATGGTTGGACGTGGTTACTTGTCCCCAGATCTCAGTAAACTGTACAGTACCTCGCCCAAGTCCATGAAAAGACTCATTATTGACTGCCTGAAGTTCAAACGGGAAGAGAGGCCACTCTTTCCACAG